From the genome of Leptotrichia sp. HSP-342:
CTGTTGTAAAATCTAATAATTTTAAAAACGAACGTCCTTTTAACATGCCTTTACCTCTTTTCTTAATTTTTATTTTTTATTCTAAAATACTCATCTAACACATCTTTTTCAATTCCTTTCAATTTTTGCACATTTTCAACAATTTTTTTATTCTCGCCAACATACCGAATCAATTTCATATTTTCATCAAAATAGTACCTCTTTTCAGAAATTTTTGATTTTTTGTTGTCAAAAACTTCTCCAACTTTCATATTATCTCTTTTATACCAGTCAGCGTTCACATAATATGGAACATTATATTTTTCAGTTTTATCAAAAATAAAATAAACCTTCCCATTTTTTATGTAGTACTCAGTCAATCCATTCCAGCTTTCTCCATAATGCTCAACTACAATTTTTTTAACAATTCCATTTTGTGAATAATATTTTACAATGCCACCCTCTGTACTTCGGTCAGAATCATCAGCTTCTCTAATCGCATAATTTTTTGCAGCATTTGTATTCATAAAATCTTTCCTAATTTGAGCAACCCTATTTTCAATATTTAAAGCGCTAAAACTAGCCAAACTAATCAAAACAGCTATTATCAGACTTTTTCTAAAAATTTGCATAAAATCTCCCCTTTAAATTATAATTTTTTATTTATTCAATATAATTTTACCTCAATAACTTCTAATTTACAATATTATTTAAAAAAAATTAAATTATTTTTAAAAATTTATCCAAAATTAAAATTGCCTCGTCAATTTCTTTCTTGCTCACATTAAATGGCGGAAAAAATCTCACAACGTTATTTCCAGCTCCAACTAACAACAGACCATTTTCCAATGCTTTTAAAACAACATCTTTTCCCAAGACTCTGCTTTCATCAAATTTTATTCCCAAAAGCAGTCCTTTTCCACGAATCTCCTCAATAAAATTATATTTCTCCTTCAATTCTTCCAATTTTTTAATAGAATACTTCCCTTTTTCCACAACATCTTTCTCAATCAATTTATTGTCAATCAATTCATGCAAAACAGCATTTGCGACAGCACAGACTAGCGGATTTCCCCCATAAGTCGAACCATGATCCCCAGGCTCTAAAACATCGTTTGCCTTGCCCTTTGTAAGAGTTGCTCCAATTGGAACACCGCCACCAAGCGACTTTGCCACAGTAACAACATCTGGAATAATCTCAAAATTTTCATAAGCAAACAATTTCCCAGTTCTTCCCATTCCGCATTGAATTTCATCAAAAATCACAAGTGCGTTATATTTTTCACTCAGTTCCTTTATCGCCTGCATAAATTCAGGCGTTGCACTTTCCAGCCCACTTTCCCCTTGAATCGGCTCCAAAATTATGGCTGCTGTTTTCTCACTCACTTTTGCCTTCAAATCTTTCACATCATTAAAATTACATTGTGTAACATTGGAAATCAAAGGTTCAAAAGGCTTCTGATACTTAGGCTGCCCTGTTATTGCTAACGCTCCTGTTGAACGTCCATGAAATGAATTTTTCATATAAATTGTTTCAGTTTTCTCAATGATTTTATTTCCATTTTCATCATACGATAAATTATTTCCATATTTATGAGCAATTTTTATTGCCAGTTCAATTGCTTCTGTTCCACTGTTCGTAAAAAATACTTTCTCCATCGCACTATTTTCTGTAAGTTTTTTTGCCAACTCTAATTGAGGCTCGCTGTAATAAAGATTTGAAATATGTATCAATTTTTTACTTTGTTCAGTCAAAGCATTTATAATTACTGGACTTGCATGCCCCAGACAGTTCACCGATATTCCTGATACAAAATCTAAGTATTCATTCCCTTCATTGTCATAAATGTATGTTCCTTTTCCTTTTTCAAATATTTTATCATAACGGTTATACACATTTAATAACATTTTTCTTCCTTCCTTTCTAAAATTTAATTTATTTTTTTATTAAAGTTCCAGCTCCTTCCTCTGTAAACAACTCCAATAATAATGAATGTTCCAGCTTACCATTTAAAATAACTACATTTTCCACACCATTTTCAATCGCATCTAGGCAAGTATTCACTTTAGGCAACATTCCACCACTAATAATTCCTCGTTCAATTAAATCATTCACTTTTTCCACATCAATTTCATCAATAAGCGTCTGTTTATTGTTATAATCAAGTAAAATTCCATCAACATCTGTCAAAAATATCAATCTATCTGCTTGTAATTTTCCAGCAATCGCGCCTGCCACATAATCGGCATTAATATTGTATGTCTGACCATTCTTGTCAACTCCAATAGACGAAATCACAGGAATCACATCATTCGACTCCAACAATTTTATTACTTCCGTATTAATTTCCTTAATTTCTCCAACAAACCCAATATCAATCTTCTCTCCATCAGCTTCAACAAACTTCTTCTCAACAAACACCATATTCCCGTCTTTTCCACTAAGTCCAACAGCTTTCCCACCATATTTATTAATATCCGCAACAATTCCTTTATTTACTTTTCCAGAAAGCACCATTTCCACAATCTCCACAGTTTCTTCATCAGTTACACGATTTCCATCAATAAATTTGCTCTCTTTTCCAATTTTTTGAAGCATTTCATTAATTTCAGGCCCGCCACCATGCACAATCACAGGATTTATCCCAACATATTTCATTAGAACTATATCTTGAATAAACTGCTCCCGTGCAACAGGATTGACCATCGCACTTCCACCATATTTAATCACAATCGTTTTATTATGATACTTTTTTATAAATGGCAACGCTTTTACCAAAATTTTTGCTTTATCTAAATTTGAAATCATATTTTCCCTTTCTTTTTATCAAAATTTTCTCATTTCTTTAATTTTTAAAAAAAATTAACTATCTTAAAAAATCTAACAAACAAATAATTCTCAAAATTATAAAAATTATTAAGTATGGTACTCCGCATTTATTTTCACATAATCATAACTCAAGTCACATCCCCACGCAGTCGAAGAAAACTCTCCATCATTCAGTTCAATCAAAATTTCAACTTTTTCATTTTTCAAAATTTTAACAGCCTTTTCGTTGTCAAATTCTATTCCCATACCATTTTTTGCAACTTGGACTCTTTTTTGTAAAGTATTAATATCATTTCCGAGAAAAATATTTATTTTATCAACAATAAGTTCTGCTTCAGAATAACCTACAGCACAAAGGATTCTTCCCCAGTTTGGATCTTCCCCAAATACAGCCGCTTTGAAAAGGCTTGAAGTTATTACTGATTTTGCAACTTTTTGTGCGTCTTTTTTACTTTTTGCCCCAGTTACAGTAACTTCAATTAATTTTGTCGCCCCTTCCCCGTCTTTTGCAATCAGCTTTGCTAGCTCCTGATTCACAAAATAAAGTGCCTCTTTAAATTTGCTGTATCCTTCAGAATTTTCATCTACAATTTTTTTATTTTCAGAAGCTCCATTAGCAATAACACAAGCCATATCATTTGTGCTTGTATCTCCGTCAACTGAAATCATATTAAATGTGCTGTCTGTGATTTCGGAAAATATTTTTTGCAGCAACGATTTTTCAATATTTACATCTGTTACTGTGAAAGCCAGCATTGTAGCCATATTTGGATGTATCATCCCAGAACCTTTTGCCATTCCCGCAACTGTTACTGTTTTTCCATCTATTTCAATTTCTGCACAAATTTGTTTTGTAAAAGTATCTGTTGTCATAATCGCTGCCGCTGCGTCATTTCCTCCATCTTTCGATATTTCTTTACAAATTTTGCTAATTCCAGTTTCTATCTTTCTCATATCCAGCTGAACTCCAATAATTCCAGTAGACTGCACCAAAATTTCTTCTTTTTTAAGTTCCAGCTCATTTGCTGCAAATTCCGTCATTTTTTTAGCATTTTCAAATCCAGTTTCTCCTGTACACGAGTTAGCATTCCCGCTATTTACAATAATCGCCTGTGTATTTCCATTTTTTATATTTTCCATATTTAAAATAATCGGAGCCGCTTTTACAAGATTTTTTGTAAACACTGCAGCTGAAACTGCCTTTTTCTCGCTATAAATCAATGCCAAGTCTTTTTTACCGCTTTTTTTCAACTGTGCCGATATTCCTGCTGCCTTTATCCCTTTAACATTAGTAATTGTCCCATCTTTTATTATTTTCATAAAAATCACTCCTTTTAAAAATTAAATATACATTGATAAAAATTCCAGCCCCATATTTTCTTCAAGCTCAAACATAATATTCATACTTTGAACAGCTTGCCCTCCTGCACCTTTTATGAGGTTGTCAATCGCAGAAATTACAACAATATTTCCAGTTTTTGAGTCATAACGGACACCAATTTCACAAATATTGCTATTTTTCACATTTTTTATCTCAGGCAAATTTTCAGTAACTCTTATAAAATACTCATTTTTATAAAAATCATTATAAATTTCATAAATTTTTTCTTCTGTCAAGCTTTCCTTCCATTTTTCATTCACTTCCAAATAAATTGTTGAAAGAAGCCCTCTATTTATCGGTAATAAATGTGGAGTAAACACTACATTCATATCGCTTTCTGATAATTTATCCATTTCCTGCTTTATTTCAGGCGTATGTCTATGCTTTAAAACTCCATAAGCCTTAAAATTTTCATTTACTTCTGTAAAAATCGTATCTATTTTGGCACTTCTCCCTGCTCCTGAAACTCCAGATTTTGAATCAATTATTATTTTATCCGTTTTTACAACTTTATTTTTTAAAAGCGGCGCCGCTCCCAGTATCGCCGATGTCGGATAACACCCAGTACAGGCAACAACTTGACTTTCCTTTATTCTTCCCCTATTCAGCTCAGGCAAGCCATAAACTGCACTCTGATTAATTTCAGGAAACTCATGCTTAACATCATACCATTTTTCATAAGTTTCCAAGTCATCCAGCCTGAAATCTGCTCCTAAGTCAAAAACTTTTACATTATTTTCAAGTGCCTTCTTAGTCATCTTTTCCGACAATCCATGTGGCAATGCCAAAAACAGTACATCAATTTTTCCAAAATTTTCCTCAGCCTCTTCCTGCGAAATTAATTTCTTCTCAAAATATTTTTTATAATTT
Proteins encoded in this window:
- a CDS encoding aspartate aminotransferase family protein produces the protein MLLNVYNRYDKIFEKGKGTYIYDNEGNEYLDFVSGISVNCLGHASPVIINALTEQSKKLIHISNLYYSEPQLELAKKLTENSAMEKVFFTNSGTEAIELAIKIAHKYGNNLSYDENGNKIIEKTETIYMKNSFHGRSTGALAITGQPKYQKPFEPLISNVTQCNFNDVKDLKAKVSEKTAAIILEPIQGESGLESATPEFMQAIKELSEKYNALVIFDEIQCGMGRTGKLFAYENFEIIPDVVTVAKSLGGGVPIGATLTKGKANDVLEPGDHGSTYGGNPLVCAVANAVLHELIDNKLIEKDVVEKGKYSIKKLEELKEKYNFIEEIRGKGLLLGIKFDESRVLGKDVVLKALENGLLLVGAGNNVVRFFPPFNVSKKEIDEAILILDKFLKII
- the argB gene encoding acetylglutamate kinase, producing the protein MISNLDKAKILVKALPFIKKYHNKTIVIKYGGSAMVNPVAREQFIQDIVLMKYVGINPVIVHGGGPEINEMLQKIGKESKFIDGNRVTDEETVEIVEMVLSGKVNKGIVADINKYGGKAVGLSGKDGNMVFVEKKFVEADGEKIDIGFVGEIKEINTEVIKLLESNDVIPVISSIGVDKNGQTYNINADYVAGAIAGKLQADRLIFLTDVDGILLDYNNKQTLIDEIDVEKVNDLIERGIISGGMLPKVNTCLDAIENGVENVVILNGKLEHSLLLELFTEEGAGTLIKK
- the argJ gene encoding bifunctional glutamate N-acetyltransferase/amino-acid acetyltransferase ArgJ, with product MKIIKDGTITNVKGIKAAGISAQLKKSGKKDLALIYSEKKAVSAAVFTKNLVKAAPIILNMENIKNGNTQAIIVNSGNANSCTGETGFENAKKMTEFAANELELKKEEILVQSTGIIGVQLDMRKIETGISKICKEISKDGGNDAAAAIMTTDTFTKQICAEIEIDGKTVTVAGMAKGSGMIHPNMATMLAFTVTDVNIEKSLLQKIFSEITDSTFNMISVDGDTSTNDMACVIANGASENKKIVDENSEGYSKFKEALYFVNQELAKLIAKDGEGATKLIEVTVTGAKSKKDAQKVAKSVITSSLFKAAVFGEDPNWGRILCAVGYSEAELIVDKINIFLGNDINTLQKRVQVAKNGMGIEFDNEKAVKILKNEKVEILIELNDGEFSSTAWGCDLSYDYVKINAEYHT
- the argC gene encoding N-acetyl-gamma-glutamyl-phosphate reductase, which gives rise to MIKVGVIGATGYAGQQLVWILNNHKEVKIEFISSYSNAGENMGEVYANYKKYFEKKLISQEEAEENFGKIDVLFLALPHGLSEKMTKKALENNVKVFDLGADFRLDDLETYEKWYDVKHEFPEINQSAVYGLPELNRGRIKESQVVACTGCYPTSAILGAAPLLKNKVVKTDKIIIDSKSGVSGAGRSAKIDTIFTEVNENFKAYGVLKHRHTPEIKQEMDKLSESDMNVVFTPHLLPINRGLLSTIYLEVNEKWKESLTEEKIYEIYNDFYKNEYFIRVTENLPEIKNVKNSNICEIGVRYDSKTGNIVVISAIDNLIKGAGGQAVQSMNIMFELEENMGLEFLSMYI